CTAACTATGACTTTTGCAACTATACTACTACTGACAACTTCATTTTTCTCTTCATCATTTCTACATTTTTCCAAGTCTCTCGTTGTTCTTTGAGAGACAAAAAAAATGCTTCCTTCCAAAAGCTCTATTAAATAACAACCTtcataatatcatcaaaataaaataaaatattttactACCATGGCTAACGATTTTAAAAAAAACTTTCAGACGATTGACATGGTGGTCGTTATCTGACGTTTCTCGGCCGATGTTGCCGGCCTAGGTGGCCCTAAGAGGCCGTCGGCTGGGGTAGATGGttcagtaataatattagtattgGGGCGTTTTTCGCGGATGGAGTCGGTTGATTCGGTTGACTCTGAGGACACTTGTTCGTCTCTTGGTCTCTTCAAGCGAGACGTTCCCGCTATATTCTCGGGAAAAAATTGTCGGGTTTTGTGACACTTTTTGGTTTCTCTGTCTACTTGACTATTGAGGTTGGTTCGAATCGGTTTTGATAAGTGTTGATTAAGTGGGGCAACAACCGATGGTTCActcggttgtggttgtggttgtggttgcggTTGCGGTTGCGGGCAAGCAACAGGGATATTTATAGGTAAGTCATTAGTAGGTTCGGTGATCAAATATATGTTAGAATTTGAGATATAACTTAAAATAGTGGTGATCCCATGACATTGTTGATccatgttaaaaaaaaaaatattatttagtaatataattgtttgaaaaaaaaaattctaagaGCTAAATTATTACGAGTATTTTGAAAATGATACCTTGCGAATTCGGAGCAAgttcgtgctgataacgtgttaaAGATTACGATTGAGAGTGAAAGATTGAGAGTGAAAGTTGTGTGTTTTCTCATTCATCGAGTACGGTATTTATACAACGTAATACGGTGTGTATACATTAAATGCACCAAAGACATTTGCCATATTACTGTAGTAAATGTAGACTTATGGGAGGATGGTGGAGTAAATCCCGGAGGTGAGATTTTCACCTTGACTTTGTGTTTACAACAAAAATATACTTTTTGAAGAAGGAAAGGTCCATTTAGATATTTACATGACACACTTGGCATTGTATTGGAAAATGAAACTTGATATTCAAATTTAATCCACTAATACCAAGTACCAAGTAGCCTAGAAAACAATTTACAGGACGGAAATAACCAAAGCACTCCTCAGAAAAACCACAACTATGTACAAACAGAGTACAAATGAAAGGTGGACTGACGAGAATATACAAAAAATAACATATCCTCAAACACAAATTCTTAACTAGTTCAACCCAAACTTTTTGTTAAACTCCTGCTCTAAAGCTTCAACATCTCGGGATTTTCGGGCCAACTTCTTATTCTTCTTGATAGTTATCAACTTGTCATATACACACCAGGGAAAGCTGAGAAAATGATCTCGGTTCATCCCATTGTTGTATTGACCATAATAACTTGCATGGTAAGTAACATAATACCAAGCTGATGCTTTCGCATACACGTCATTCTCTCCTAAAACCGAATCATCATCTCGTTCCTTGAACCATGACCGAGCTTCTTTCCTCAATGACCTGACTGCCAAAGTAACTGCTTCAGCATCTTTCCTCTTATCGAAGGACTTTGACATCTTCATTATATTTCCACTCAGAATTTCAGCTTCGGTTTTTATTCCATAATAATCCATCAAATTCCCGAGCCTGTAGTCGTATTGAGTTTTGTGATAATGGGCATCAGCAACATGATCCTCGAACCCGTCATGCTCCATGTCAGGGTCGTAAGAGCGCTTGGCCATTTCACGGGTGAATTCTCTTATGGGTAGTGCTTGAGGAGATCTTGCTTTTACTTCCCTAAACAACTTTCCAATCACGTTGGTAGACTCGTAGGTTGGCTTGTCGGGCTTATCCATAAAATCAGGGAATTCTTTTACATAGAGATTCTGTGGAATAACAGCAGGAACGCCAGTTTTGGGGAAGTCAACAGCAATGGAAAAAAGCTTTGCAAGCTCTATACATTGGCTACTCATTGCCTTGTTGACCTGCCTGTCAGCAAAGGCAGTGTGTGCATTTGAAATTATCCCTAAACTGTCATTGATTATATAGTTCGCAAAGTATTCCATCACTTCCTGCACAAGCAAAATTACAAATTAGTGAGAAATTCTCGGGTTATTtggacaaaacaaaaaacaagcaTGTATAGTAGAAATTTAGAATAAAAAGCTAGAACCCCTGAGCACAAGTTGATCTAGCTAAAACCATAACTCTCACGTTTGGGGCGATGGGGATGCAGAAAAGTAGAAAACCAGATTGTCTACGTTAAAACTAAAGAAACAGAAAACTAGCAATACATATATGCATGAATCCTGCAGACATTCTCCTGTAGACTCAAACGTTCAATGGAACCAAAGTAGAGCTACACTTATGTTACTATAGAACAAGGTTTAGCAGCAGTATATTTCAGATATACAATGAAACCAAAGTAGAACTACACTTTCGGAGAAAGTAGCAAGCTAATAGTTCTAGAACGACTCGAACCCGACTTGTGACTGTTCTCACCGGCTGTTTAGAGCGATTAAGTCCTTACGAAAATGAACTAGTTCAAAATCAGATGTGATATTAGTATGACTGTTTAAATGATTAAACAATGTATAATACACAGAGGATTAAAATATTAAGAGAAGAAAAACAACCTCCATGGTAACATCATGATCAAGCTCTTCACTCTTTTCAGCTGAGTAATCCATGGGTTCAACTTGGCGAGTAGGTATTAGCTCCGAGTCCCAACAGACAAAGTATATATCGCCGTCTAAGTCACTTCCAGAACATTCATTTGGATGAGGCCTGAAATAGGAAATAACTATTTTTCAAATATCAAAATATCCAAAGTTACGCACTAACATGGGATATGTCATCACCGTGACACATGAGCTAGCACTGTTGATAATTAACTAGTATCTCCTCAGAGATCAATCTGTTTTATACAAAAGGGTTGTCATTCATTCTACTGAGAGAAGTGTTAGCTCAAATCCtcagaattttttttatttactatTTAAAAACATTTGAAGGGCCTTATGATTAACTTTCCAAGCGGGTCCTCAAGACTGTTGAGACAACCTTGGCCACACTTTTCTCCTTCCAAATCTTTCGTAGATTTTCCCATCCATTCCCTTAATGCCGATTCCTATCTAGACAAGGGATGTCCCCTCCATTTCCCCAAAATTTCTCATTCAAAGATTACGGGAAAAAATGGAAGAATACATGGACAAACAATCTAATGAAACTATATTACCCAAAAGTAGGAAAATGCATACACACACAAACCAAAGCATTATTCAATAAAGTGTTACATTCCAATAGTTGGATGGGAACTCTGGGTACCTAAACCACTTCTCCTAACTAGAGTACGCATTCCACAACAACCACGAAAAAATACGTTCCAAAGATGATGGGTGGACAGTACATAGAAAATACATTTGAATGTAATACACATGCATTACATGGAATAGTGGGGTACTGAGGTTtgtatgagacggtctcacatgtgagataaataaataaatttacatcctTATGAATTCCTCATTCATAGTTGAGTCTTATATGAGATGATCACATGAAAAGCCAATCAAATATTTATACCTACTTCATTTAGTAATACAGTGAACGGATGGGTCTCACGTGTTAGAAAGCCCCGTGCAAATTTTTGTATTTGTTTTTTACTGTTAACATTTCACAATGTAAGACTTTCCCATTTGAGTTGAATATAAATAATAATGTTTCAAAGCCACCGACAAAGCACTTCGAACTGAAACATATCTTACAAAAATTTAATTTTAATACCTCATCCCTTTCTGGGGAAACACAACGCAATCAACCATGTGATGTAAAGCAGGAACATCTACCGCCGTCAAAACACGCACATCACCAGGATGCAGACAGGGATTCTTAGCAACAACCACCTTTCGTTGCAAAACACAATTTGGTTCACCCTCAGAGCCTCTATTTACGATTAGTTCGTTTCCAACATCTCGGAATCTTCCACCAGAAACCTGAACAAATACCTGACCATATTCCAAGGATTTGGTTTCATCAAGGCAACCCATTAATGCTCTACCTTTTGGAAGAAAAATTCTTGTTTTTGTCCTCAATTCCTGCAACTTTGCTTCACGGAACGATTGCAGCATCATTGACAGGAATGGTTCAGCATCTGGCTTGTAGCCACATTTAAGCATTTCTTTAAGAATGTTAGTAACCTCCCCAGGGCACATAAGTTCCAGTGCCGATTGTGCCTTAAGTGGGTCTGTTAGAATGGCATCCAATTGTTCTAGAGcttctttttgtttcttttcaaaCGCACGATCTTGTACACCAAGGGTTGACAAAAGGGTAATCAACTGACGATTCAAATAACAAGGTTGATACTTACTATACGCAAGCACATCCAGTTTATTGTTTTCTGATTTATACTTACACATACTAGGTCGCAGAGATAGCTTCCAAAGTGATGTTGGATCGACAGCGACAACCCCCTTGTATCCACCATATCTGATCTGGAAAGCAGACGGCATAGAACTTTTGAAACCACATTTAGTTGCCACTTTGCGAGCAAAATCAGCTGATATTTTCCCAATGCCATCAGAGAACACATATGATTTTAACCCGTGAATAATTTTTACATCAGGTATCTGATCTACTTCATGACTAGCAACAGTGAGAGTTTCTGTTGATGACCCAAAAGATTGACCAAGTCTAGCTGCATATTTTGCCACATTTCTAATATCTTTAAAATCGCCCATCCAAGTTCTAATATCGGACGCAGAGAGTCCAGGCCGGGAAGCAAACATCCACGCAGAGTTTTCTCGCAATTGACTTGATGAGAAGGCCAGGAACTCAAACTTCTTATCATCAATAACTATGCCGTTTCTCAGAACGGAACGAATCCTTCCATCGATTTCAGTTCGCCTGACTACACTAAATTCAGAGGAGATACGCGGAGACAAATCTGTTGAGTATAGTTTCTCCAAATTCTCGTCCACAAAAGACACGCGAAGAAAGTTATTTATGTCATTGGAAAAATTCCTAATCACCCTATTAGAAACATTCACCTCTGGCCCACAAAAGTACACTCTACATGGAGTTACTTGAACTCTGCGGACGTAAACCAACCCTTCATCTAATGAAATAGTTGGCCTTGCAGGACGTCTCCTAGATGAGAGATACTTGGTATACTCTTGTTTTAACCACTCAACTGGGTTATAGCAGCACTCCTTCTCGTGGTGCAGTCTTTCGAGTGCAGATTCAATGCAGGCCTTGTCAATCCTACATGGATCGATCATCTGATAGAAACTACGGTTTAGATTTGGGCCAGCAAGGCATCCATTTTGGATCAAGTTATTCACCTTAAACAAGATCTCGAATGGTAACTTGATTCCTCTGGGAGGAGAAACTATTGGAACAAGTTCAAAGTTCTGGGAGAAGGTATTGCCTTGCTTTAGAGTGAAGGGCCCTTCATTCTCTTTGAAGTAAACAAAGTTATCTTTGAAGTCTGGAAGCTCACTGTTATATGGGAGCTCTAAACAAAAGACAGATGATTGTCCTATGCAACATAAGGCGGTGAAATCGGTTGTCCTAAACCACTGATCATCTTGTGCATCCTTAAAAAAATTGTTGATAAAAAACTGTAGGAAAGTACGTTCAGCCTTTTCGAAAATCCGAGGAGCACCAAACAGCTGAAATATTAGGAAAACATTGTCACACTTTTACTTTATAGCATTGAATGGAGGTAAGAACATAGACTTGGTCAAGAATAGATTAACATTTAAATAGCACAAAGATGAAAATTAGTGGATTGCTCAACAAGAGACCAAGTACTTTAGCCTACAATTTGAGCGTTATGTTTACGTATGTTGCCCATAAGGAGCTAGTTGGTATATTGACAGCAGAATAACTTCTTCAGCtatataaaaacaacaacaaagccttAGTCCCAAAGCGATTTGGGGTTGGCTAACATGGACTGTCTTATGGGACGGTCGTGTGATCAACAAAAAAAACAGAGAAAAGGGAAACACAATGGTAAAACGAAGTAAGATGTTTTGTGAACACTTAAAACTAAAAGTTGTGAGCGATACTGGTTGAGTAAGCAAGGTCAGGATAGCGTTTTGTAAATCCACGAAGAATGGTGCCATGAGAGACAGAAATCAGACAGTTTACAGTAATAGGTCAGCAAGCAAGGTGATACTGGTTGTGCAACCAAATTTCTCCCCACGGAAGAATGGTGCCAAGAGAGACAGAAATCAGATAGTTTACAGTTTACTCTAAAAGTTGTGAGCGTTTTGTATCCTAAGGACGGATTCTAACGCTGAAGTACTGAACAAGGAGGTTGACACAAATTGGCAGAAGTTATCCTAAAACGCCCCACGGAAGAGACCAAAGAAGTGCGTTTGCAACAGCAATTAACAAGTTGGCAAAAGAAAGGTTACTAAATAGCCTCTTCATTAAGCTGAAAAGAATAAGGGGTAAATTAACAAATTTACAACAGGCAAAGTCACGTTTTCAGGACCTTTGCTACATGTTCTGATCAGAAGCTACTAAAGAATTGTGCATACATTCCTCCTCAAAAAGTCATTAGAAAGTGATGATATTATGTTATCAAGAAGGTTTTGAAACAGCATTCAAGATTTAAAGCCATGTATTCCtatgacataaagcaaagaaagaaCGACATTATTCCTTCATTATCCTTAATTCCCTAATCCCTAGTAGTTATTGCAGTAATGGTTTTAAGAATTCAAAAAAGCATCTATAAAATCAAAATGTAGTACGGAGTATAATATGTTGCAGTATCAAAGTGTTAGGAGTGTTAGCATAGGCACAGTGAGACAACGCTTGTCTTAGATAAATACATAATGTATAAAAACTATGCAAACCATAGAATACATCTTTATCCAATAGACCACAAAATGTAATAGTAGTTCCAGCTTCCTACCAAGTTCGCATTTGTAAAGGCAAATCTTAGTTTCCAATTTGTTGTCATGAAATATAACATCCTCCTTCCAAGGATCTGCTAACCAAGCCATGAAAGGAATGCAGTCAAAAAATATGACAGGGTTCACTCAACCCCATCAGATTCTCTATTAGAGGCTACGCGAAATGGATGTTACATATTCATGCCAACTTAGGAACTGTAGCCTAAACTCTAAGCCAAGACTTTTTTTATTACATACAGGAATGCAgacaaaaaatatatataattgTTCAGTCAGGTTGAGATACATACCTGGATCAGAAGATACTTTGAATGACAACCACGTGGGCGTCGCAGTTCAATCTGCCAAATACTCTCGTAAGATAGTTCAAGCTTGTATTCCTTGGAATTGGAGCTAAGCTCGAAATACAATTTCCTCAGACTATGGCCGAATGATAGCGAAACTTCAGGTACCTCCCAAAATCTAACGAATTCATCATTTGCAGTTTGACATCCAACATGCAGTGTTATATTCTCGATCTTATGCTGATTAGTTCTTGGTCGAGGCACAATATCTTGATCCACCTCCCGCGCCTTCAAATAGTTACTTTGAAACCATAATTTCTTAGGAGGTTCACACAAACTCATGATAACACGTGCAAATTTAACTGCAGTGAATTGTACTATGACATATACTCTGACCCCGCCAGACTTAAACGGCCTTACTTTCAAAGCATAAACCGTTCCTTCGCCTGTGTGAGACTCCAAATATGTTTTGACTTGTTCCGCAGACACAGTAGATGGGAAACCTGACACCTGGATTGTCTTCCCCATATAGTAAGAGTAGGTAAAGAAATGCCACTGCAAATAACCAAGAAAGGTGTTTAGATCCTCCAGAgttgaagagaaaaaaaaaatcaacatgataaaaattactctaatagtAAAGAAAATATGTATTCCTCGTCTATGTGGACTTTATATATGCACCCATATGCATTAATATATTGTTCTATCCATTTATAGCAAACACTATATATGCACCCATATGCCATATTACTTCAAAGTCTCAGACCATAAGAATAAAAGCCGATTAGGAGAAACCAGCAAAGCAATCAAAGTATGAGACACTGGTAAGCAGCATTTTTACCAAATACTCCCTTCACTTTTAATGTCCTCTTTTCCCAAAATTTATTCCAAATGGGTGAAGTACCAATATTACCGCTAATCTTTTAACTGACTCGCTCGATGTAGCACAGGCACACACAGCGAGACAAGGATGAGAAAAGAAGATAATTAGTATGCCGTAGAAGGCAATGATACTAAACAGAATCTTATGATTGATTGACAATCATATTGTATCCAAAACAAAGACTGATGCAGTAGATATTCCCTATAATGAGAATGAAAGAAAAAGGGAGTGAGTAAGTGACATCAGAATTCAGAAAGTATTGAGATGTGCAGACATGAACTCAAACAACACAAATAACCGCCAATTTCAACTCGGATATCTAACAAAAATCTTTACATCAGAAAAGCTAAACACGAATTCTTGTGTAAGatggatatatccgtcttaaacatGAAATCAAACGGATCAAATAGTTAGATGGGAcaaaaagcacaaggccttggaAATGACAAAAAAGCTATATGACCCTTTTAAACTTGACGGATATGATCGTGTCTTAAAAGAGATCAACTGCTAAACTACCAAAAATACCTTGAATTTCCCTGTTAATCCAAAGAATAATGACAAGAAAACAAAATATGATTTCTAAAGAAGCAACCATGAATTATCATAACATGATCATCTTGAAACAGTGTGTATTAAGTATAAATTAAGAAATATAGACAAGAACGAGAAagtaaaaagaaagtgaagaggacCTTAATAATGAAGGAGCGGGATGATAGGAGAGAAAACTGTTTTGACTGTAATCAGTTGATAGTCACAAGTAAAGTATATACGAAAGGGAAGGGAAGCCAAAAAGGTTGTTTGGGAAGTGCCCACTTCTTCTTCGTTTCACTCGACTACTGGACTGTTGCCGTCAACACTTCCAACTTTCCAAgtcaattttaattttattattgggaatctttctttttcttttactgCTTACGTATTCAACCCTACTCTTTTTTCTGACTCTTTTGCGTCACCATTCACCAATCACCACCTGCCAAGTAACCAATTTCCCAAGTTACATGTAACATTACCACTTACGGCTTGCCTGCAATCCATGGAATAATCATAGGTAAATTTTAATTGGGTGATAATTACTTGGGAAGTTAATTACTTGGATAATGACTTCCTTGAACATAGGTTTGACATATAGGAGTAATAATTACTTATTACTGAATAgatgttttactcccttaatcatcaCCCAGGGGAGGGTGGTAAATGTATTACTCCTTCATAACGGTAATAGATTCGAGAGGTGAATAATTACTCTTATACCAAACATGCAAAACGTACCTTAAATATCACTCCCATGTTCATTACCCTCCTTCTACCATCAATCCAAGCAAGTCATTAAACACAAATAGGATCTTACAACCTGTTGTACAGTAGTATTGTACAACAAGCTCATTCCGCTcatatattatatattaaacTATCTAAgcccaataaaaataaaaaaaatctacGCATCTCCTTATTCCCTAATTCTGATTTCTTTTCAGTCGACAAACCCGCCTCTTTCTTTTTTCTAAATTTCTCTTAAACGACAGTCAACAAATCTCTCTTCTTTATAATTTTGATTCTAAAATGGTGAAAGGGAAGCAATTGACATCATCATCAAGGAAGAAAAACGCATCTAACAATATTTCGGTGAAGGAGATGCAATTTACATCATCATCAAGAAGGAAAAATGCATCTAATAatactttgaggtaaatttctacaccaatcatacaaactattattaaaataaaacgagctaaaaaatacgagcacataagaatacgagctattaagataagaatgcgagctaatgtaaaaagaatacgagcttaaaagaaTCACGAACTTAAAAATACGAACACATAAGAATGCGAGCTATTAAGataaaaatacgagcacatacaTACATAATTGATGGGAAAGGTAGAGAGAGAAAGCTCttgcttctctctaaaataattagggtttatcTGCACTATGGCAAAAAAACCTCGATCTAAACCTTCTCATCTTAGAAAATATATTAAATCTAAAGCAAAAGTAAGACTCTCTTTTAGCAATCTCAATAATCTTGATCTAGACGAACCAAGCATGGCGACGAATCTTGCTTCTGGAAGTGGTATCCCCCAGAAGGCAGACGCGAAGAGTACCAAATCGGTTGGTGAAATTGTAGGAATTGCCCCTTTGAAACTAGATTTAATTGGAGAACATGACATACCCTCTGAGAATGAAGAAGATGCTAACTTGGTTCCTGATAATGAAGCTACTGATGTTGAGGATGATAGTGGGTGGAATCAGGTCACAAGTCGGAAAAATTCCAAATCCCCAGTAAGTGATCCTAGTTCCACCTCTTCATCTTTGATACAATTATCCATGGAGGATGTCCAACTAGAGATAGATTACTGGTCCACTGCAGTAATTTGTTACGTCCTGGGAGGAAATCCCCCATTGGAACGATTATCTGGATTTGTAAATCAACTGTGGGGAAAATACAAATATGATAAGATCTCATTCCTCCCGAACGGTGTCTTTCTTGTGCGTTTTCCCACTATGGAATGCAAAGATCTCGTTCTCAAACAACGCTTCCCTATGTTTGATAACAAGCCACTAGTTGTGAAACCATGGACTGAAACAACATCACTTGCAAAGAAGAAGGTCAAAGATGTACCTATCTGGATTCGACTATGTGGTTTGGGACTGAAATTCTAGGGAGAGAAATGTTTAGCTAAGCTAGGGTCTCAATTTGGTACTTTTATGCGTGCTGATGGTGCTACTATGGATAAAACCAGATTGGGATATGCAAGGCTAATGGTAGAGGTTCAAGTAGGGTAGGATTTGCCTGATAAGCTCTACTTTAAGGAGGGGAAAGGGATGGAAGTCAGTGTGCTGGTTGACTATGAGTGGAGGCCTGATATATGTTCTGCTTGTAAAGGAATTGGGCACAACTCTGAACAATGCAGGAAAAAGGCAACTGCTCCCACCATTGTGCTTGCTCCTGGCAAGCCTAACACAGACTCGGGTGTGGAGACCTATAGTGAGACCTGCTCCCCCTCAGAGACCTAAATCTCCTGTGCAAACTACTGTGGTCACTACTGTGACTTCCCCTAACCGTTTTGGAGGTCCTACCTATCATAATTCTAGTGTGTTAATTCATGTGAGCCCTATTATTCAACTTACTAGGCAGGAATATGTCACACCTCCTTCACCCTCCAAGTCTTATGCTGAAGTAGTGGTCAGTGACAATGAAAATGCTAGTCCTGATAAGAATGAGGGATGTATTACACCAATACTGCTTAATAATGGATAATATAGGCTGTTGGAATGTTAGAGGCATAAACAACCTTAATAAACAAGCAGAGATAAAATGgtttttgcatttgaataaaGTAGGACTTTATGGTTTAGTTGAGACTAAGGTGAAGACTCAGGATTTCCACTCTATTCTAAATAACCTGGGTCAACACTGGTGTGGTATTAATAACAATTTACATCACCCTGGAGGTCGTGTTTAGATTATCTGGGCTCCTCAGTTTTTTCATGTGACTACTACAGCTTGCTCTGCCCAACAAATTACTGTAAAAGTATCAGAAATTGCTACACGTGATAATTTTTGTTTTACAGTGGCCTATGGCTCTAATGATGAGACTAAAAGAATATTTTTGTGGAGTGAACTGTAGCAGATTAGTACAACGCTTACTCTTCCTTGGTGTGTGTGTGGGGATTTCAACACTTTACTCAATTATAATGAGAGATTAGGTAGACCTGTTCTATGGAGTGAAATTGCTGACTTTGGGCATTGTGTTGATTATTGTGATATCACTGATATTCAAGCTCAGGGATCGTTTTTTACCTGGAACAACAAACAAGAGCCTTCCACTAGAGTGTATTCTCATATTAATAGATGTCTAGTATCTAATGACTGGCTGCTGAAATACCCTGACAGTTATGCCTTTTTCATGAATGAAGGCTTATTTGATCACACTTCAATTTTGTGTTATAGAAGGCACAGTAGCCATACAAGAAAACCAACATTTagatactttaatatgtgggggtATGGATCCTGAATTCAAAGAGAGGGTCAAAATGGAGTGGAATAAGCACGTATCAGGAATATCCATGTTTCAAATTGTTACCAAACTCAGGAATCTCAGAAAACCTCTGAGGCAGTTGAATAAAAACAGATATTCTGACATAGAGAAAGCTACTGCAGT
The Silene latifolia isolate original U9 population chromosome 11, ASM4854445v1, whole genome shotgun sequence genome window above contains:
- the LOC141611799 gene encoding RNA-dependent RNA polymerase 1-like, which gives rise to MGKTIQVSGFPSTVSAEQVKTYLESHTGEGTVYALKVRPFKSGGVRVYVIVQFTAVKFARVIMSLCEPPKKLWFQSNYLKAREVDQDIVPRPRTNQHKIENITLHVGCQTANDEFVRFWEVPEVSLSFGHSLRKLYFELSSNSKEYKLELSYESIWQIELRRPRGCHSKYLLIQLFGAPRIFEKAERTFLQFFINNFFKDAQDDQWFRTTDFTALCCIGQSSVFCLELPYNSELPDFKDNFVYFKENEGPFTLKQGNTFSQNFELVPIVSPPRGIKLPFEILFKVNNLIQNGCLAGPNLNRSFYQMIDPCRIDKACIESALERLHHEKECCYNPVEWLKQEYTKYLSSRRRPARPTISLDEGLVYVRRVQVTPCRVYFCGPEVNVSNRVIRNFSNDINNFLRVSFVDENLEKLYSTDLSPRISSEFSVVRRTEIDGRIRSVLRNGIVIDDKKFEFLAFSSSQLRENSAWMFASRPGLSASDIRTWMGDFKDIRNVAKYAARLGQSFGSSTETLTVASHEVDQIPDVKIIHGLKSYVFSDGIGKISADFARKVATKCGFKSSMPSAFQIRYGGYKGVVAVDPTSLWKLSLRPSMCKYKSENNKLDVLAYSKYQPCYLNRQLITLLSTLGVQDRAFEKKQKEALEQLDAILTDPLKAQSALELMCPGEVTNILKEMLKCGYKPDAEPFLSMMLQSFREAKLQELRTKTRIFLPKGRALMGCLDETKSLEYGQVFVQVSGGRFRDVGNELIVNRGSEGEPNCVLQRKVVVAKNPCLHPGDVRVLTAVDVPALHHMVDCVVFPQKGMRPHPNECSGSDLDGDIYFVCWDSELIPTRQVEPMDYSAEKSEELDHDVTMEEVMEYFANYIINDSLGIISNAHTAFADRQVNKAMSSQCIELAKLFSIAVDFPKTGVPAVIPQNLYVKEFPDFMDKPDKPTYESTNVIGKLFREVKARSPQALPIREFTREMAKRSYDPDMEHDGFEDHVADAHYHKTQYDYRLGNLMDYYGIKTEAEILSGNIMKMSKSFDKRKDAEAVTLAVRSLRKEARSWFKERDDDSVLGENDVYAKASAWYYVTYHASYYGQYNNGMNRDHFLSFPWCVYDKLITIKKNKKLARKSRDVEALEQEFNKKFGLN